The sequence GACGACCTCGACCGCACCGCCGCCTGGGCCGGCGCCCACGGCGGCGACAGCGACCGGCTGGCGATCACCGGCTTCTGCTGGGGCGGCCGCATCACCTGGCTCTACAGCGCCCACAACCCGCGCGTGAAGGCCGGCGTGGCCTGGTACGGCCGGCTGGTCGGCCAGCCGAGCGCGACCACGCCGCGCCACCCGATCGACGTGGTCGACCAGTTGAAGGCGCCGGTGCTCGGCCTCTACGGCGACGCCGACAACGGCATCCCGAACGACACGGTGGAGAAGATGCGCAGCGCGCTGAAGGCGGCCGGGAAGCCGAGCGAGATCGTGCTGTTCCACGGCGTCGGCCACGCCTTCAACGCCGACTACCGGCCGAGCTACCGGCGCGACGCCGCGCTGGACGGCTGGCAGCGGATGCTGGCGTGGTTCCGCCGCAACGGGGTCTGACGCGCGCCCTCGCAAACGCGGCATCGAACGAAGAAGGCCCGGCATCCGCCGGGCCTTTTCTCATTGCATCGCAGCCATCGCACCGCGACCGTTCAGCCGCCGGCCCCCGGCTGCGCCGCCCCGCCCACGCCCTCGGCGGCCAGCAGGTCGAGCAGCCCTTCGGCGATATCGGCCACGCCGGCCTCGGCCAGGTTGACCAGCAGCACCACGCTGAGACTGCCGTCGCGGCGGCGCGAAAGATAGCTCTCGAAGCCCTGCCAGGCGCCGTCGTGCCACACGCGCGGATGGCCGCCGCGGCTGTCCAGCTCCCAGCCCAGGCCGTATTCGCTGAGACGGCCGTCGGCCAGCCGCATCGGCTGCCACAGCTGCGCCAGGCTGTCCGGCCGCAGCGGCCAGCCCTTGCCGAGCGCGGCATCCCAGGCGATCCAGTCGGCCAGGCCCAGGTAGAGCGAGCCGTCGGCGGTGCGGTTGAGGCTGGGCGACACCCATTCCTGGTTCTTCAGCCGGCCGCCGTCCAGGCGATAACCGGCCGCGCGGCCCGGCACGATGTCGGCTTCGTCGATCACCCGGGCGGTGGCCATGCCGAGCGGGCCGAACAGCCGCTCCTGCAGCAGGTCGCCGTAGAAGCGGCCGCTCGCCTTGCCGACCAGCATGCCCAGCAGCACGTAGCCGGGATTGCTGTAG is a genomic window of Chitinimonas koreensis containing:
- a CDS encoding dienelactone hydrolase family protein — its product is MTEEEALHPDAIPFTPRTAFNRREFVVGSLAAGFALAVLPDASAEPIVTDADGLVAGEVRIPVEGGEVAAYRAMPAGKGPFPIVLVVQEIFGVHEHIRDVCRRLAKQGYLAVATELYARQGDVSKLAEIKDIMEKVVSKVPDAQVLDDLDRTAAWAGAHGGDSDRLAITGFCWGGRITWLYSAHNPRVKAGVAWYGRLVGQPSATTPRHPIDVVDQLKAPVLGLYGDADNGIPNDTVEKMRSALKAAGKPSEIVLFHGVGHAFNADYRPSYRRDAALDGWQRMLAWFRRNGV
- a CDS encoding serine hydrolase domain-containing protein, with product MRLLLSRCLALLAGAVLSFSPLAGELPAARIDAYMDAQLQQRRIPGAALAVIAHGRPMLVKGYGLANVEHRVPVGVDTVFQSGSVGKQFTAAAVMLLVQDGKLGLDDPVRRFFPAAPPAWRRVTVRHLLSHTAGLPDDWPAGFDLRRDYADAELTRRILAMPLDAAPGARYRYSNPGYVLLGMLVGKASGRFYGDLLQERLFGPLGMATARVIDEADIVPGRAAGYRLDGGRLKNQEWVSPSLNRTADGSLYLGLADWIAWDAALGKGWPLRPDSLAQLWQPMRLADGRLSEYGLGWELDSRGGHPRVWHDGAWQGFESYLSRRRDGSLSVVLLVNLAEAGVADIAEGLLDLLAAEGVGGAAQPGAGG